The uncultured Desulfobulbus sp. genome window below encodes:
- a CDS encoding ABC transporter ATP-binding protein, giving the protein MARVTSEHQDILWRLADVQFGYNGTPVLETINLELRRGQSYGILGPNGSGKTTLLDLMGGLLQPGSGTIEFLGRSLPAWPKKELAQRLALVPQEFTVRFGYPVREVVEMGLHPHLHRFAAPTENEQELIDEALRVTGISHLAERPVTRLSGGEKQRVAVARALAQKPKVLLLDEATSNLDIHHSLEILHLIRSRFEQQDLQVVAVMHDLNLASFFCDQLIFLKKGRIICQGPTEEVLTSENIKTVYGVEAEVRPNSFTNCRQVSFRLPMTP; this is encoded by the coding sequence ATGGCAAGAGTGACTTCTGAACATCAGGATATTCTCTGGCGGCTTGCTGATGTCCAATTCGGCTACAATGGTACGCCCGTACTGGAGACGATCAACCTGGAGCTCAGACGGGGCCAAAGTTACGGTATCTTGGGCCCCAACGGCAGCGGCAAAACCACCCTACTCGACCTGATGGGCGGGCTGCTCCAGCCCGGCAGCGGGACAATAGAGTTTTTGGGCAGGTCACTTCCAGCCTGGCCCAAAAAAGAACTGGCCCAACGACTGGCCCTGGTTCCCCAAGAATTCACCGTGCGTTTCGGCTATCCGGTTCGGGAGGTGGTGGAGATGGGGCTGCACCCGCATCTCCATCGCTTCGCGGCCCCTACTGAGAACGAACAGGAACTCATCGACGAGGCCCTGCGGGTGACAGGGATCAGTCATTTGGCCGAGCGTCCGGTTACCCGCCTCTCCGGTGGAGAAAAACAACGCGTGGCCGTGGCCCGGGCACTTGCCCAGAAGCCCAAGGTCCTTTTGCTCGATGAGGCCACCTCTAACCTGGATATTCATCACAGCCTGGAGATCCTGCATCTGATCCGTTCCCGCTTTGAACAGCAGGACCTGCAGGTGGTGGCGGTGATGCACGACCTGAACCTGGCCTCGTTTTTCTGTGATCAACTGATCTTTTTGAAAAAGGGCCGGATCATCTGCCAGGGGCCCACTGAAGAGGTACTGACCTCAGAAAACATCAAAACGGTCTACGGCGTCGAAGCCGAAGTCCGGCCCAATTCCTTTACCAACTGTCGGCAGGTCAGTTTTCGTCTGCCCATGACCCCATAA
- a CDS encoding iron ABC transporter permease has protein sequence MSFDRRHIFFLPLLAALVFAIALSATLGFLHVSIPDVFTIIWAKLIGQAQPQGIEAVAATVVADVRLPRILCSVLVGGLLGVSGAIFQAILLNPLADSYTLGISTGAAFGASLVIVLQIFGLSLPTGASIPVFAFLGGAATLGMVLYLAAGDRSLSSTSLILAGVIVSAILSAAIGFLKFLADEQVGLIIFWLMGSLAGSSWSSLALLVPTGLFGTLVGVYYSRDLNIMATGDRAATSLGINTVRLRTILLTVSTLMTALAVSVSGIIGFVGLIVPHMLRHMVGPDNRLLIPLSFFTGGLLLLIADTLTRAILPVEVPIGVLTALLGGPFFCILFKKRQQDGKSDF, from the coding sequence ATGTCATTTGATCGCCGCCATATATTTTTTCTGCCCCTGCTTGCGGCCCTGGTCTTTGCCATAGCGCTCTCGGCAACGCTTGGCTTTCTTCATGTCTCCATCCCTGATGTCTTCACTATCATCTGGGCCAAACTCATTGGCCAGGCCCAGCCCCAGGGAATCGAGGCCGTCGCGGCGACAGTGGTGGCGGATGTGCGCCTGCCCCGGATTCTCTGCTCGGTTCTGGTGGGCGGCCTGCTTGGCGTGAGCGGTGCAATCTTTCAGGCTATTTTACTCAACCCCCTGGCCGATTCCTACACTCTGGGCATCTCCACCGGGGCAGCCTTTGGCGCCTCTCTGGTGATTGTGCTCCAGATATTTGGGCTCAGCCTGCCCACCGGGGCCTCCATACCGGTCTTCGCCTTTTTGGGGGGAGCGGCAACGCTGGGGATGGTCCTCTATCTGGCCGCAGGAGACAGAAGCCTCTCCTCCACAAGCCTCATTCTGGCTGGGGTCATTGTCTCGGCGATCCTCTCGGCGGCCATTGGCTTTCTCAAATTTCTGGCCGATGAGCAGGTCGGCCTGATTATCTTCTGGCTCATGGGCAGCCTGGCAGGCTCTTCCTGGTCCAGTCTGGCCCTGTTGGTTCCGACCGGGCTTTTCGGCACCCTGGTGGGGGTGTATTACAGTCGGGACCTCAATATCATGGCAACCGGTGACCGCGCCGCCACCTCGCTTGGGATCAACACGGTCCGCTTGCGCACAATTTTACTCACGGTCTCCACCCTGATGACCGCCCTTGCGGTCTCGGTTTCAGGCATCATCGGTTTTGTTGGCCTGATCGTCCCCCATATGCTGCGCCACATGGTGGGACCTGATAACCGTCTCCTGATTCCGCTTTCTTTTTTTACCGGCGGCCTCCTGCTGCTGATCGCCGATACCCTGACCCGGGCGATCCTGCCGGTCGAGGTGCCCATCGGGGTTTTAACCGCCCTCCTGGGGGGCCCTTTTTTCTGCATCCTTTTTAAAAAAAGGCAACAGGATGGCAAGAGTGACTTCTGA
- a CDS encoding sirohydrochlorin cobaltochelatase has protein sequence MIRDFFCSRVSRVKAGGFGTAPQHAIPHLTHWRHQVQHNEAIVLAMFGTTVESALQDLLAIHAAVQTAYPKTPIKIAFTSNQIRRKWHKRAADPEYLKAHPDIPEEILQVQGILATIANLQDRGYLAQVVQPTHIAPAEEFHDLGAYVRSLASIRTMKPRWQPFQAIALGRPLLGTYSLKHSYADDICRTAEALAADAALAQSQNAALVYMGHGNHHFPSGGLYLEFAAQMRKLYPEVLTLIGTVEGFPSLDEVIESLRQHKINRVLLKPFLIVAGDHAINDLVGDDEDSWQSILEAEGFTVAAEVKGLGPQVASIFVEHLSQAATEAGMELH, from the coding sequence ATGATCCGGGATTTTTTTTGTTCGCGGGTCAGCAGGGTCAAGGCGGGCGGTTTCGGTACCGCACCGCAGCATGCAATCCCCCATCTCACTCACTGGAGGCACCAGGTGCAACACAACGAGGCAATAGTTTTGGCCATGTTTGGCACAACCGTCGAATCGGCACTGCAGGATCTGCTGGCGATCCACGCGGCAGTCCAAACAGCCTACCCTAAAACCCCGATCAAGATCGCCTTTACCTCCAACCAGATTCGGCGCAAATGGCACAAGCGGGCGGCTGATCCCGAGTACCTCAAAGCCCATCCCGATATTCCCGAAGAAATTCTCCAGGTCCAGGGCATCCTTGCCACCATAGCCAATCTCCAGGATCGGGGCTACCTTGCCCAGGTCGTCCAGCCGACCCACATTGCTCCCGCCGAAGAGTTTCATGATCTGGGTGCGTACGTACGCAGCCTTGCCTCCATCCGCACCATGAAGCCCCGCTGGCAGCCCTTTCAGGCCATCGCTCTTGGCCGCCCCCTGCTGGGCACCTACAGTCTCAAACACAGTTATGCCGATGATATCTGCCGGACAGCGGAGGCGCTGGCAGCAGACGCGGCGCTGGCCCAGAGCCAGAATGCGGCCCTGGTCTACATGGGCCACGGCAACCATCATTTCCCCTCGGGTGGGTTGTACCTGGAGTTTGCCGCCCAGATGCGCAAGCTCTACCCCGAAGTGCTCACCCTGATCGGCACGGTGGAAGGTTTCCCCAGCCTGGATGAGGTGATCGAGAGTTTGCGCCAGCATAAGATCAACCGGGTGCTGCTCAAGCCCTTTCTCATCGTTGCCGGTGACCACGCAATCAATGACTTGGTCGGGGATGATGAGGACTCCTGGCAATCTATCCTGGAGGCAGAGGGATTCACTGTCGCAGCCGAGGTCAAGGGACTTGGTCCCCAGGTCGCCTCAATCTTTGTCGAACATCTTTCCCAGGCGGCCACCGAGGCGGGAATGGAGCTCCATTAA
- the accC gene encoding acetyl-CoA carboxylase biotin carboxylase subunit, with product MFDKILIANRGEIAIRIIRTCNRMGINTVAVYSDADSRSLHRHLADEAVHIGPSQSQQSYLDIDKIIAAAKQTGAQAIHPGYGFLSEKADFAKAIEKAGLVLIGPSADAIDVMGDKITSKELAKNAGVPVIPGHIDAVKDEEEAIRLADEIGYPILLKPAAGGGGKGMRIVRKAEDMKEALAASRKETQKAFNDTRVFVERYIEQPRHIEIQVLADSHGNVVHLGERECSIQRRYQKVIEESPSPAVSPQLRERMGQAACDLARKAGYYNAGTVEFVLDSQQNFYFLEMNTRLQVEHPVTEMVTGLDLVEWQLRIASGEILPFKQENIRFNGWAIEARICAEDPGRGFIPSTGMITRYYAPRGTGTRVDSGVNIGSKIDVYYDSMLAKVICHGKTREDARRSLIEALNGYHIEGVSTNIDFATSVLCLPEFAEGNMSTSFIEQHFDGGVSKRSPAVHSMRLAALVAGLTYHTREVAVRESMRHMVSNIGGVRKPARGPEYMVRCEEDNFDVVLEQPPISGSSCSIRVDGNLYEVEIPHFEFFRRRLKLVINGQVYRFRIQLDASFLWVSFNGMSRLFEVYSPKEWAMMSFMPHKASTTQNNVLLCPMPGLVVDALVQKGDRVFRGQNLVILESMKMESGVGSPIDGVVAEVCVESGQAVEADQVLVKFEK from the coding sequence ATGTTTGATAAAATTCTCATCGCCAACCGTGGCGAAATCGCTATTCGCATTATCCGGACCTGCAACCGCATGGGGATCAATACGGTTGCTGTCTACTCCGACGCAGACAGCCGCAGTCTCCACCGCCACCTGGCCGACGAAGCGGTCCATATCGGTCCATCCCAGTCGCAGCAATCCTATTTGGATATCGATAAAATCATCGCTGCCGCCAAACAGACCGGTGCCCAGGCCATTCACCCCGGCTACGGTTTCCTTTCGGAAAAGGCCGACTTTGCCAAGGCCATCGAGAAGGCGGGCCTGGTTCTGATTGGCCCTTCAGCCGATGCCATTGATGTCATGGGGGATAAGATCACCTCCAAGGAACTGGCCAAGAACGCTGGCGTTCCCGTCATTCCCGGCCACATCGATGCGGTCAAGGACGAGGAAGAGGCCATCAGACTGGCCGACGAAATCGGCTACCCCATTCTGCTCAAACCCGCTGCTGGTGGCGGTGGCAAGGGCATGCGCATTGTCCGTAAAGCAGAGGACATGAAAGAGGCCCTGGCCGCTAGCCGCAAAGAGACCCAGAAGGCCTTTAACGATACCCGCGTCTTTGTTGAGCGTTATATCGAACAACCGCGCCATATTGAGATCCAGGTCCTGGCGGACAGCCACGGCAATGTGGTCCATCTGGGTGAACGTGAATGTTCCATTCAGCGCCGCTACCAGAAGGTCATCGAAGAATCCCCCTCACCTGCGGTCTCCCCGCAGCTGCGCGAGCGCATGGGCCAGGCCGCCTGTGACCTTGCCCGCAAGGCCGGATACTACAACGCCGGGACCGTGGAATTCGTCCTCGACAGCCAACAGAATTTTTATTTTCTGGAGATGAACACTCGCCTTCAGGTTGAGCATCCTGTGACGGAGATGGTCACAGGGCTGGACCTGGTTGAGTGGCAGCTGCGCATCGCCAGCGGCGAGATTCTGCCCTTCAAGCAGGAAAACATCCGCTTTAACGGCTGGGCCATCGAGGCACGCATCTGCGCTGAAGATCCGGGCAGAGGGTTCATCCCCTCAACCGGCATGATCACCCGCTACTACGCACCGCGCGGTACCGGAACCCGGGTTGACTCCGGCGTCAACATCGGCTCAAAGATTGATGTCTATTACGACTCTATGCTGGCCAAAGTCATTTGCCACGGCAAGACCCGTGAAGATGCCCGCCGCAGCCTGATCGAGGCGCTCAATGGCTATCACATTGAAGGCGTGTCCACCAATATCGACTTTGCCACCAGTGTGCTCTGTTTGCCGGAGTTTGCCGAAGGCAACATGTCCACCAGCTTTATTGAGCAGCATTTTGACGGGGGAGTCTCCAAACGCTCGCCCGCTGTCCATTCCATGCGTCTGGCGGCTTTGGTTGCCGGGTTAACCTACCATACCCGCGAAGTTGCTGTCCGCGAATCCATGCGTCACATGGTCTCCAATATTGGTGGCGTGCGCAAGCCGGCACGGGGCCCCGAATACATGGTCCGCTGTGAGGAAGACAACTTCGATGTTGTCCTTGAACAGCCTCCGATCTCAGGCAGCAGCTGCTCAATTCGTGTGGACGGCAACCTCTATGAGGTTGAAATCCCCCACTTTGAGTTTTTCCGCCGTCGATTGAAGCTGGTGATCAACGGCCAGGTGTACCGGTTCCGGATTCAGTTGGATGCATCTTTTCTTTGGGTGTCCTTCAACGGCATGTCGCGGCTTTTTGAGGTCTACTCGCCCAAAGAGTGGGCTATGATGAGCTTCATGCCGCACAAGGCGTCCACAACCCAGAACAATGTCCTGCTCTGCCCCATGCCCGGCCTGGTGGTGGACGCTCTGGTTCAGAAGGGAGACCGGGTCTTCCGTGGTCAGAACCTGGTGATCCTCGAGTCCATGAAGATGGAAAGCGGAGTCGGATCACCCATTGACGGCGTGGTTGCAGAGGTCTGTGTTGAAAGTGGGCAGGCAGTTGAAGCGGATCAGGTGCTGGTTAAGTTTGAAAAATAA
- a CDS encoding acyl-CoA carboxylase subunit beta translates to MDTQYQATLETLERLRAESVSAGGEKQLEMQHKKGKLTARERLNLLLDDGSFEEFDVLKISRGSSLGGEKSYLGDGVVTGHGSIDGREVFVFSQDFTVLGGSLGEAHAQKICKVMDLAMKVGAPIIGLSDSGGARIQEGVDALGSYGEIFHRNVRSSGVIPQISCIMGPCAGGAVYSPSITDFVFMVEDSSYMFVTGPSVVKTVTHQEITSEDLGGASVHASKSGVAHFTVHNDVLALREVRRLISYLPSNNKLRAPILDLSDAPDRTDPALDFLVPSNPTQSYDMNVLIHSILDGAEFMEVHAGFARNIICGFGRLGGQTVGLVANQPAVLAGVLDNDASYKAGRFVRFCDAFNIPLITLVDVPGFMPGPDQEHGGIIRHGAKLLYAFTEATVPRISVIIRKAYGGAYLVMNSKHIHCDVNYAWPTAEIAVMGPKGAAEVIHRKEIAAADDPETVLNEKMEEYKQTFANPFLAAKRGYIDDVIFPRDTRSHLIRTLQMLDSKKVQGPDRKHGNIPL, encoded by the coding sequence ATGGATACACAATACCAGGCAACCTTGGAAACCCTAGAGCGGCTACGGGCGGAATCCGTTTCCGCTGGCGGGGAGAAACAACTGGAAATGCAGCACAAGAAAGGCAAGCTGACCGCCAGGGAACGCTTGAACCTGCTGCTTGACGATGGATCTTTTGAAGAGTTCGACGTACTCAAGATCAGTCGGGGTTCCAGTCTTGGCGGGGAAAAGAGTTACCTTGGTGACGGCGTCGTTACGGGGCATGGCTCCATTGATGGCCGCGAGGTTTTTGTTTTCAGCCAGGATTTCACGGTCCTCGGCGGATCCCTGGGCGAGGCCCATGCCCAGAAAATATGCAAGGTCATGGACCTAGCCATGAAGGTGGGGGCGCCCATCATTGGACTCAGCGACTCGGGCGGTGCCCGTATTCAAGAAGGTGTCGATGCTCTGGGCTCTTACGGTGAAATCTTTCATCGCAACGTCCGCTCTTCCGGGGTGATCCCGCAGATCTCCTGCATCATGGGTCCCTGTGCCGGTGGCGCGGTCTACAGCCCCTCCATTACCGATTTCGTTTTCATGGTGGAGGACTCCTCCTATATGTTCGTTACCGGCCCCAGCGTGGTCAAGACCGTGACCCATCAAGAAATCACCTCCGAGGACCTCGGCGGTGCCAGTGTCCATGCGTCCAAAAGCGGCGTGGCTCACTTCACGGTACATAACGATGTCCTGGCCCTGCGCGAGGTACGCCGGTTGATCAGCTATCTGCCTTCAAACAATAAACTGCGGGCTCCCATCCTTGACCTCAGCGATGCACCCGATCGTACCGATCCTGCCTTGGACTTTCTGGTACCCAGTAATCCTACTCAGTCCTACGACATGAACGTCCTGATCCACTCTATCCTTGATGGGGCAGAGTTCATGGAGGTACATGCCGGTTTTGCCCGCAACATTATCTGCGGTTTTGGCCGCCTGGGGGGCCAGACGGTCGGCCTGGTGGCCAATCAGCCAGCGGTCCTGGCCGGGGTTCTCGATAACGATGCATCCTACAAAGCAGGACGTTTCGTCCGCTTCTGCGATGCCTTTAACATCCCCCTGATCACCCTGGTCGACGTCCCCGGCTTCATGCCCGGCCCGGATCAGGAGCACGGCGGCATCATTCGCCACGGCGCAAAACTGCTCTATGCCTTCACCGAGGCCACGGTACCCCGTATCTCAGTCATCATCCGTAAGGCCTATGGCGGTGCCTATCTGGTAATGAACTCCAAGCACATCCACTGCGATGTCAACTACGCCTGGCCCACCGCCGAAATCGCGGTCATGGGCCCCAAAGGGGCGGCTGAGGTTATCCACAGAAAAGAGATCGCGGCGGCCGATGATCCGGAGACCGTGCTCAACGAAAAGATGGAAGAGTACAAGCAGACCTTTGCCAACCCCTTCCTGGCAGCCAAACGGGGCTATATCGACGATGTTATCTTCCCCCGGGACACCCGCTCGCATCTCATTCGTACCCTGCAGATGCTGGATTCCAAAAAAGTCCAAGGCCCGGATCGTAAACACGGAAATATTCCCCTGTGA
- a CDS encoding sodium ion-translocating decarboxylase subunit beta → MDLFLQFLHNTGFGLADYRNLIMIAVGILLVYLAIAKKYEPLLLLPIGFGVILGNIPFFKGFGIGIYEANSVLHYLYFGVTSGVYPSIIFLGLGAMTDFSFLLANPKLMLLGAAAQMGIFFTYLSALALGFDPFEASSIAIIGGADGPTSIFLTAKLAPHLIGPVAIAAYSYMALIPIIQPPIMKLLVSKEDMKIRMPEMREVSKKELIIFPVVGMILCTFLAPASIPLLGPFFFGNIMKESGVVDRLANTARTAIIDTATILVGLTVGASTQGDVFLNAKSVGIFALGAVAFSIATSSGLLFAKFMNLFLKQKINPLLGASGVSAVPGSAREVHLMGLKADPNNYLLMHAMACNSSGVIGSAVCAGILWSFLMG, encoded by the coding sequence ATGGATCTTTTTCTACAGTTTTTACACAATACAGGTTTCGGCCTTGCCGATTACCGCAATCTGATCATGATTGCGGTGGGTATACTGCTCGTCTACCTGGCCATTGCCAAAAAATACGAGCCGCTTTTGCTGCTTCCTATCGGTTTTGGCGTTATTCTTGGCAACATTCCTTTTTTCAAAGGATTTGGCATCGGCATCTATGAGGCCAACTCGGTTCTCCATTACCTCTATTTTGGAGTAACCAGCGGTGTCTACCCCTCGATCATCTTCCTTGGCCTGGGGGCCATGACCGACTTTTCCTTCCTTCTGGCTAATCCTAAACTGATGTTGTTGGGTGCCGCCGCCCAGATGGGTATCTTTTTTACCTATCTCAGTGCGCTGGCACTGGGATTTGATCCCTTTGAAGCCTCATCCATCGCCATTATCGGTGGCGCTGATGGCCCGACCTCAATCTTTTTAACCGCTAAACTGGCACCGCATCTCATTGGCCCGGTCGCCATCGCTGCCTACTCCTACATGGCGCTGATTCCAATTATTCAGCCGCCGATCATGAAGCTTTTGGTCAGTAAGGAGGATATGAAAATCCGCATGCCTGAGATGCGCGAGGTCTCGAAAAAAGAGCTGATCATCTTCCCGGTTGTCGGCATGATTCTCTGTACCTTTCTCGCCCCGGCCTCTATCCCCCTGCTCGGGCCCTTTTTCTTTGGTAATATCATGAAAGAGAGCGGTGTGGTTGACCGATTGGCCAACACCGCCCGTACTGCAATCATCGATACGGCAACCATTCTGGTGGGCCTGACTGTGGGTGCCTCTACCCAAGGCGATGTCTTTCTCAACGCCAAATCCGTGGGTATCTTTGCCCTTGGAGCCGTCGCCTTCAGCATCGCCACCTCGTCGGGTCTGTTGTTTGCTAAATTCATGAATCTCTTTCTCAAACAAAAAATCAACCCGCTGTTGGGAGCTTCCGGGGTTTCCGCTGTCCCCGGCTCTGCCCGTGAGGTCCACCTTATGGGACTCAAAGCCGATCCCAACAATTATCTCCTGATGCACGCCATGGCCTGCAACTCCTCAGGCGTTATAGGCTCAGCGGTGTGTGCGGGTATTTTGTGGAGTTTTCTTATGGGGTAA
- a CDS encoding OadG family protein produces the protein MIGFEAISHHNGWVAAATGACIVFSGLSLLSFIISQLHKLVALIDRPPRAKVAVIQEEKPAIPPLPDSPTDITISITRFQPLIDELDPEFELAELYILAKKYHVPHPHLSIRSLIESGKLQPLGDGIFRFIA, from the coding sequence TTGATCGGGTTCGAAGCGATTTCACACCACAACGGCTGGGTCGCTGCAGCGACTGGTGCCTGTATCGTTTTTAGTGGGCTATCATTGCTTTCTTTTATTATTTCCCAATTGCATAAACTGGTCGCTTTAATTGACCGACCGCCCAGAGCCAAAGTTGCCGTTATTCAGGAAGAAAAGCCCGCTATTCCACCGCTTCCTGACAGTCCCACCGATATCACTATTTCGATCACCCGTTTTCAACCTCTGATCGATGAGTTGGACCCTGAATTCGAACTGGCCGAACTCTATATCCTTGCGAAAAAATATCATGTCCCCCACCCCCACCTGTCCATTCGTTCCTTGATCGAATCCGGCAAATTGCAGCCATTGGGAGACGGTATCTTTCGCTTTATAGCTTAA